Proteins encoded in a region of the Drosophila busckii strain San Diego stock center, stock number 13000-0081.31 chromosome 2L, ASM1175060v1, whole genome shotgun sequence genome:
- the LOC117134785 gene encoding trypsin inhibitor ClTI-1 → MKFFSLLLALCLLLGLSLAQEQAEEKVAVHDAKLCACPRNYDPVCGTDLHSYPNLCTFNCNQRNMERKGRTLELLRSGNCD, encoded by the coding sequence ATGAAATTCTTCAGTCTATTGCTGGCCttgtgcctgctgctgggCCTGAGCCTGGCGCAGGAGCAAGCGGAGGAGAAAGTGGCAGTGCACGATGCAAAGCTCTGCGCTTGTCCACGCAACTACGATCCAGTGTGTGGCACCGATTTGCACAGCTATCCCAATCTATGCACCTTCAATTGCAATCAACGTAACATGGAGCGCAAGGGACGCACCTTGGAGTTGCTCAGATCCGGCAATTGCGACtaa